In one Streptomyces sp. NBC_01288 genomic region, the following are encoded:
- a CDS encoding amino acid permease: protein MTSAQVETDKAPEEGYERGLGSRQVQMIAIGGAVGVGLFLGAGANIAKAGPSLIFMYALAGVIIFFIMRALGELLLYRPVSGSFAEYSREFLGPFFGYFTAWTYWLMWVVTGMAELTAAAIYVNYWFPAVSQWVTALAFLVILFVANLISVKLFGEIEFWFSMVKVTALIGMIVIGLGVLTFGFSSAGDTASVANLWQFDGFFPKGIGSSLMTLQGVMFAYLAVELVGVTAGESENPEKTLPKAINTLPWRIALFYVGALTVILCVVKWTEFAPGVSPFVEAFAKIGIPAGAGIVNFVVLTAALSSCNSGMYSTGRMLRTLADNGEAPKVFSRLSASKTPATGITISVAFMGIGVVLNYVVPEKAFGYVTSVATAAGIWTWLMILVSHVLYRRAVDAGRLPASSFPAPGGAKFSYVAIAFLLFVTGLIAYDPDSRVCLYVMAGWTLALGAGWFALKIRNPQVTERRDPEFEKVG, encoded by the coding sequence ATGACCTCCGCTCAGGTCGAGACGGACAAAGCCCCCGAGGAGGGGTACGAGCGCGGGCTCGGCAGCCGTCAGGTCCAGATGATCGCGATCGGCGGCGCCGTCGGCGTCGGACTGTTCCTGGGAGCCGGGGCGAACATCGCCAAGGCCGGACCCAGCCTCATCTTCATGTACGCCCTCGCGGGCGTGATCATCTTCTTCATCATGCGGGCACTGGGCGAACTGCTCCTGTACCGCCCGGTGTCGGGCTCCTTCGCGGAGTACTCACGCGAGTTCCTCGGCCCGTTCTTCGGCTACTTCACCGCCTGGACGTACTGGCTGATGTGGGTGGTGACCGGCATGGCCGAACTCACGGCCGCCGCCATCTACGTCAACTACTGGTTCCCCGCCGTCTCCCAGTGGGTGACCGCGCTCGCCTTCCTGGTGATCCTCTTCGTGGCCAACCTGATCTCGGTGAAGCTCTTCGGAGAGATCGAGTTCTGGTTCTCGATGGTCAAGGTCACCGCCCTGATCGGCATGATCGTGATCGGCCTCGGCGTCCTCACCTTCGGCTTCAGCAGCGCCGGTGACACCGCCTCGGTCGCCAACCTCTGGCAGTTCGACGGCTTCTTCCCCAAGGGCATCGGCTCCTCCCTGATGACCCTCCAGGGCGTCATGTTCGCCTACCTCGCGGTCGAGCTGGTCGGCGTCACCGCGGGCGAGTCCGAGAACCCGGAGAAGACCCTCCCCAAGGCGATCAACACCCTCCCGTGGCGCATCGCCCTCTTCTACGTAGGCGCCCTCACGGTCATCCTCTGCGTCGTCAAGTGGACCGAATTCGCCCCGGGCGTCAGCCCGTTCGTCGAGGCGTTCGCGAAGATCGGCATCCCGGCAGGCGCCGGAATCGTCAACTTCGTAGTCCTCACGGCCGCCCTCTCCTCCTGCAACTCGGGCATGTACTCCACGGGCCGCATGCTCCGCACCCTCGCGGACAACGGCGAGGCCCCCAAGGTCTTCAGCAGGCTCTCCGCCTCCAAGACCCCCGCGACCGGCATCACCATCTCCGTCGCCTTCATGGGCATCGGCGTGGTCCTCAACTACGTCGTCCCGGAGAAGGCGTTCGGCTACGTCACCTCGGTCGCCACCGCCGCCGGCATCTGGACCTGGCTGATGATCCTGGTCAGCCACGTGCTCTACCGCCGCGCGGTCGACGCGGGCCGCCTCCCGGCCTCGTCCTTCCCGGCCCCGGGCGGCGCGAAGTTCTCCTACGTGGCCATCGCGTTCCTGCTCTTCGTCACGGGCCTCATCGCCTACGACCCCGACTCCCGCGTCTGCCTCTACGTCATGGCGGGCTGGACCCTCGCCCTGGGCGCCGGCTGGTTCGCCCTCAAGATCCGCAACCCGCAGGTCACCGAGCGCCGCGACCCGGAGTTCGAAAAGGTCGGCTAG
- a CDS encoding M67 family metallopeptidase has translation MPTLTITQALFDQIVAHARADHPDEACGVVAGPVGQGRPERFVPMLNAARSPTFYEFDSQDLLKLYRDLDDRDEEPVIIYHSHTATEAYPSRTDIAYANEPGAHYVLVSTADSDEAGPFQFRSYQILEGVVTEEDVKVVESY, from the coding sequence ATGCCGACCCTGACCATCACCCAGGCCCTCTTCGACCAGATCGTCGCCCACGCGCGCGCGGACCACCCCGACGAGGCGTGCGGAGTCGTCGCGGGCCCGGTGGGCCAGGGCCGCCCCGAGCGCTTCGTCCCGATGCTGAACGCGGCCCGCTCGCCCACGTTCTACGAGTTCGACTCGCAGGACCTGCTGAAGCTCTACCGCGACCTGGACGACCGCGACGAGGAGCCGGTGATCATCTACCACTCCCACACCGCGACCGAGGCCTACCCCTCCCGCACCGACATCGCCTACGCCAACGAACCCGGCGCCCACTACGTCCTCGTCTCCACCGCCGACTCCGACGAGGCGGGACCCTTCCAGTTCCGCTCGTACCAGATCCTGGAGGGCGTGGTCACGGAGGAGGACGTCAAGGTGGTGGAGTCGTACTGA
- a CDS encoding putative leader peptide, with the protein MVLLDVSDKAPGMLLVARLHVDLCRLSSAIC; encoded by the coding sequence ATGGTTCTTCTCGACGTGAGCGACAAGGCGCCGGGCATGCTGCTCGTGGCGCGGCTGCACGTCGACCTGTGCCGGCTCAGCAGCGCCATCTGTTGA
- a CDS encoding MoaD/ThiS family protein codes for MAIEVRIPTILRTYTGGEKAVEGAGENLAALFADLETRHAGIQARIVDGGELRRFVNVYLNDEDVRFLDGINTKLTDGDNVTILPAVAGGMR; via the coding sequence ATGGCCATCGAGGTCCGCATCCCCACCATCCTCCGCACCTACACCGGCGGCGAGAAGGCCGTCGAGGGTGCCGGCGAGAACCTCGCCGCGCTCTTCGCCGACCTCGAAACCCGGCACGCGGGCATCCAGGCCCGCATCGTGGACGGCGGCGAACTGCGCCGCTTCGTCAACGTGTACCTGAACGACGAGGACGTCCGCTTCCTCGACGGCATCAACACCAAGCTGACCGACGGCGACAACGTCACGATCCTGCCGGCCGTCGCCGGCGGCATGCGCTAA
- a CDS encoding PLP-dependent cysteine synthase family protein, giving the protein MRYDSPLAAVGNTPLVRLPRLSPSTDVRIWAKLEDRNPTGSVKDRPALHMIEQAEKDGRLTPGCTILEPTSGNTGISLAMAAKLKGYRMVCVMPENTSQERRDLLNMWGAEIIPSPAAGGSNTAVRVAKELSAEHPDWVMLYQYGNPDNAGAHYATTGPEILTDLPSITHFVAGLGTTGTLMGVGRYLREHKPDVKIVAAEPRYDDLVYGLRNLDEGFVPELYDASVLTTRFSVGSADAVTRTRELLQQEGIFAGVSTGAALHAAIGVGKKAVAAGETADIAFVVADGGWKYLSTGVYTAATTEEAIATLQGQLWA; this is encoded by the coding sequence ATGCGTTACGACTCCCCGCTGGCCGCGGTGGGCAACACCCCTCTGGTGCGCCTGCCGCGGCTCTCGCCGTCCACCGACGTCCGCATCTGGGCCAAGCTGGAGGACCGCAATCCGACCGGCTCGGTCAAGGACCGCCCGGCCCTGCACATGATCGAACAGGCGGAGAAGGACGGCCGCCTGACTCCCGGCTGCACGATCCTGGAGCCCACCTCCGGCAACACCGGCATTTCATTGGCCATGGCGGCCAAGCTCAAGGGCTACCGCATGGTCTGCGTGATGCCCGAGAACACCTCCCAGGAACGCCGCGATCTGCTCAACATGTGGGGCGCGGAAATCATCCCCAGCCCCGCGGCCGGCGGCTCCAACACGGCGGTCCGCGTGGCCAAGGAACTCTCCGCCGAACACCCGGACTGGGTGATGCTCTACCAGTACGGCAACCCGGACAACGCGGGCGCCCACTACGCCACGACCGGCCCGGAGATCCTCACCGACCTCCCGTCGATCACCCACTTCGTAGCAGGCCTGGGGACGACGGGCACGCTGATGGGCGTAGGCCGCTACCTCCGCGAACACAAGCCGGACGTCAAGATCGTCGCCGCCGAGCCGCGCTACGACGACCTGGTCTACGGCCTCCGCAACCTGGACGAGGGCTTCGTCCCCGAGCTCTACGACGCGTCGGTCCTCACGACCCGCTTCTCGGTGGGCTCGGCCGACGCGGTCACCCGGACCCGCGAACTCCTCCAACAGGAGGGCATCTTCGCCGGCGTCTCCACCGGCGCGGCCCTCCACGCGGCAATCGGCGTCGGCAAGAAGGCCGTAGCGGCGGGAGAGACCGCGGACATCGCCTTCGTGGTGGCGGACGGCGGCTGGAAGTACCTGTCGACGGGCGTCTACACGGCAGCCACGACAGAAGAGGCGATCGCAACACTCCAGGGCCAACTCTGGGCGTGA
- a CDS encoding type II toxin-antitoxin system PemK/MazF family toxin — MNTYWWLGLAAVVLLALVATLVDGWGRGSSRRVRGDRPRPAEIWWANVPYEDQPGVVKDRPCLVLAVRGRKVTVAKITSKYHDGRGGVIPLPPGAVGDARGRASFLETDELRKVSVSEFRRRVGVVDPVLWDQVRHLSG; from the coding sequence ATGAACACGTACTGGTGGCTCGGGCTCGCGGCTGTGGTGTTGCTGGCGTTGGTCGCCACGCTCGTCGACGGGTGGGGGCGGGGGTCGTCCCGACGGGTGCGGGGGGATCGGCCTCGGCCCGCTGAGATCTGGTGGGCGAACGTGCCCTACGAGGATCAGCCCGGGGTTGTCAAGGATCGGCCTTGTCTGGTGCTTGCGGTGCGGGGGCGGAAGGTCACCGTCGCGAAGATCACCAGCAAGTATCACGATGGGCGGGGTGGGGTGATTCCCTTGCCGCCGGGGGCCGTTGGGGATGCGCGGGGGCGGGCCAGTTTTTTGGAGACCGACGAGTTGAGGAAGGTGTCGGTGTCCGAGTTTCGGCGGCGGGTTGGGGTGGTGGACCCGGTCCTGTGGGATCAGGTCCGTCACCTCAGCGGTTGA
- a CDS encoding MBL fold metallo-hydrolase, with product MKLTVVGCSGSFPSAESACSSYLVEADGFRLLLDMGNGALGELQRHCGLYDLDAIFLSHLHADHCIDMCAYFVARYYRHDGGRCDPIPVYGPEGTEHRLTTAYADTPTASSMSEVFDFHTVKPSTFDVGPFTVHTERVRHPVEAYGIRVEHGGRSLTYSGDTGVSESLDELARDTDLFLCEAAFTHGKENIPDLHLNGREAGETATRAGVRRLVLTHIPPWTDPQANLADAREVYAGPVELAAPRASYEI from the coding sequence ATGAAGCTCACCGTCGTCGGCTGCTCGGGGTCGTTCCCGTCCGCGGAATCGGCCTGTTCGAGCTACCTCGTAGAGGCCGACGGCTTCCGGCTGCTCCTCGACATGGGCAACGGCGCCCTTGGCGAGTTGCAGCGCCACTGCGGTCTCTACGACCTCGACGCGATCTTCCTCAGCCATCTGCACGCCGACCACTGCATCGACATGTGCGCGTACTTCGTCGCGCGCTACTACCGCCACGACGGCGGCCGCTGCGACCCCATCCCGGTCTACGGCCCCGAAGGCACCGAACACCGTCTGACCACGGCCTACGCCGACACCCCCACCGCCTCCTCCATGAGCGAGGTCTTCGACTTCCACACGGTGAAGCCGTCCACCTTCGACGTCGGCCCCTTCACCGTGCACACCGAGCGGGTCCGCCACCCCGTCGAGGCGTACGGCATCCGCGTCGAACACGGCGGCCGGTCCCTGACGTACTCCGGCGACACGGGCGTCAGCGAGTCCCTCGACGAACTCGCCCGGGACACCGACCTGTTCCTGTGCGAGGCCGCGTTCACGCACGGCAAGGAGAACATCCCGGACCTCCACCTCAACGGCCGCGAGGCCGGCGAGACCGCCACCCGCGCCGGCGTCCGCCGCCTGGTCCTCACCCACATCCCCCCGTGGACAGACCCCCAGGCCAACCTGGCCGACGCGCGCGAGGTCTACGCCGGGCCGGTGGAACTGGCGGCGCCGAGAGCGTCGTACGAGATCTAG
- a CDS encoding SDR family NAD(P)-dependent oxidoreductase — MADVPTARVAVVTGGAGAIGGSIARELARLGHRVVVLDRTGDVGCDLASEADVRRAAAEILERYGRVDVLVHSAAAVDPQELETVDLATWRRIQSVNVESVLLLAQAFTPGMRERGFGRIVLITSDTVWKPPSSDLLGYITSKGALTAFGRTLAAALGRDGIAVTSVAPGLTRTPSTAYQPDEAFDAALATQALPRPLVPEDVAATVGFLAGDAAEALTGQVLTVDGGSLLR, encoded by the coding sequence ATGGCTGATGTCCCGACGGCACGGGTCGCGGTGGTGACCGGCGGAGCCGGCGCGATCGGCGGTTCGATCGCCCGTGAACTCGCCCGGCTGGGCCACCGGGTCGTCGTCCTGGACCGGACCGGTGACGTCGGGTGCGATCTCGCCTCGGAGGCGGACGTACGGCGGGCCGCCGCCGAGATCCTGGAGCGGTACGGCCGGGTCGACGTGCTCGTCCACTCGGCCGCCGCGGTCGACCCGCAGGAGCTGGAGACCGTCGACCTCGCCACCTGGCGGCGGATCCAGTCCGTCAACGTCGAGTCGGTCCTGCTGCTCGCCCAGGCCTTCACGCCCGGGATGCGGGAGCGCGGGTTCGGCCGGATCGTACTGATCACCTCGGACACCGTCTGGAAGCCGCCGAGCTCCGACCTGCTCGGCTACATCACCAGCAAGGGGGCGCTCACCGCTTTCGGCCGCACGCTGGCCGCCGCGCTGGGCAGGGACGGAATCGCCGTGACGTCCGTGGCACCCGGGCTGACCCGCACCCCGTCGACCGCGTACCAGCCCGACGAGGCGTTCGACGCGGCCCTGGCCACCCAGGCACTCCCCCGCCCCCTCGTCCCCGAGGACGTCGCGGCGACCGTGGGTTTCCTGGCCGGCGACGCCGCGGAGGCGCTGACCGGCCAGGTCCTGACGGTGGACGGCGGCAGCCTGCTGAGGTGA
- a CDS encoding Rrf2 family transcriptional regulator → MPTSSRFVVAVHALVALAVSGGKPLRSEDLAHSAATSPVVIRGLLSRLSAAGLTRSQLGAGGGALLARPAEEIGLLEVYRAVEDTRLFTLHRSPPPPDCAVGGNIVGGLQPALTRAREAFEAELDHTTIAEIADEVARLGNFTMPLEW, encoded by the coding sequence ATGCCCACCAGCAGCCGCTTCGTCGTCGCCGTCCACGCCCTGGTCGCCCTCGCGGTCAGCGGCGGCAAACCCCTGCGCTCCGAGGACCTCGCACACTCGGCCGCCACGAGCCCCGTGGTGATCCGCGGCCTGCTGTCCCGGCTGAGTGCCGCCGGGCTCACCAGGTCCCAACTCGGCGCGGGAGGCGGCGCGTTGCTGGCCAGGCCGGCCGAGGAGATCGGGCTGCTGGAGGTGTACCGGGCGGTGGAGGACACCCGGCTGTTCACCCTGCACCGCAGCCCGCCGCCGCCGGACTGCGCGGTCGGCGGCAACATCGTGGGCGGTCTCCAGCCCGCGCTGACCCGTGCGCGCGAGGCGTTCGAGGCGGAGTTGGACCACACCACGATCGCGGAGATCGCCGACGAGGTCGCCCGCCTCGGGAACTTCACGATGCCGCTCGAATGGTGA
- a CDS encoding nuclear transport factor 2 family protein, with protein sequence MSGTPSAVDLLRRTLDTFLAKDMKAWTDLCAEDVVAEFPFAPEGSPARIEGREALYDYLRGYPDLIDIREIPSVRVYPTADENVAIAEWSVVGSVVPNGNPYNMSYATFVTFRDGLVVNYREYWNPKVFLEALGGAGF encoded by the coding sequence ATGAGCGGCACCCCCTCGGCCGTCGACCTGCTGCGGCGCACCCTCGACACCTTCCTCGCCAAGGACATGAAGGCCTGGACGGACCTGTGCGCCGAGGATGTCGTCGCCGAATTCCCGTTCGCCCCGGAAGGATCGCCGGCCCGGATCGAGGGGCGCGAGGCGCTCTACGACTACCTGCGCGGCTACCCGGACCTCATCGACATCCGCGAGATCCCCTCGGTGCGCGTCTATCCGACCGCCGACGAGAACGTGGCGATCGCGGAGTGGAGCGTGGTCGGCAGCGTGGTGCCCAACGGCAATCCCTACAACATGAGTTACGCGACCTTCGTGACCTTCCGCGACGGACTCGTCGTCAACTACCGGGAGTACTGGAACCCGAAGGTCTTCCTGGAGGCGCTCGGCGGCGCAGGCTTCTGA
- a CDS encoding NADP-dependent oxidoreductase — translation MKAIQQYDFGGPEVLTVTEIPEPAPRAGRVRVRVAATSVNPADLAARAGWLRQVLPDLAPPFILGADLAGTVVDGDGPFAPGTRVAGLAPWFVDQEGTYAEVVSIDPAHLAEIPAGVDDVTAASVPITAETAWQALDLGGLEAGQTVLVTGASGAIGGWAVQHAAGRGAKVVAVASDGDEKYVEGLGADIVLGRSHDAGELAAAVRKSVPGGVDVVVDPAGIGGDLIHAVRDGGVFVVIAVVPDPAPERGVDVRRVNARSDGALLGRILADVADGKKRTRVGLTLPLTEAAEAHRRSEDRSVRGKIVLTV, via the coding sequence ATGAAGGCGATTCAGCAGTACGACTTCGGCGGGCCCGAGGTGCTCACCGTCACCGAGATCCCCGAACCCGCGCCGCGCGCCGGACGGGTCCGGGTCCGGGTGGCGGCGACCTCCGTGAACCCGGCGGACCTCGCGGCCCGCGCGGGATGGCTGCGCCAGGTGCTGCCCGACCTGGCACCGCCGTTCATCCTCGGCGCGGACCTCGCGGGCACGGTCGTCGACGGCGACGGACCGTTCGCCCCCGGTACCCGCGTCGCCGGGCTCGCGCCCTGGTTCGTCGACCAGGAGGGCACGTACGCGGAGGTCGTCTCCATCGACCCAGCCCATCTGGCGGAGATCCCGGCCGGGGTCGACGACGTCACGGCGGCGTCCGTGCCCATCACCGCCGAGACCGCGTGGCAGGCCCTCGACCTGGGCGGGCTCGAAGCCGGGCAGACCGTGCTGGTCACCGGGGCGAGCGGCGCCATCGGCGGATGGGCGGTCCAGCACGCGGCCGGCCGCGGCGCCAAGGTCGTCGCCGTGGCGTCGGACGGCGACGAGAAGTACGTCGAAGGTCTCGGTGCCGACATCGTCCTCGGGCGCTCGCACGATGCCGGGGAACTCGCCGCCGCCGTACGGAAGTCGGTGCCCGGCGGGGTCGATGTCGTCGTGGACCCCGCCGGTATCGGCGGTGACTTGATCCACGCCGTGCGCGACGGCGGTGTCTTCGTCGTCATCGCGGTCGTGCCGGATCCCGCACCGGAGCGCGGTGTCGACGTACGCCGGGTCAACGCGCGGTCCGACGGCGCGCTGCTGGGCCGGATCCTCGCCGATGTCGCCGACGGGAAGAAGCGGACCCGCGTCGGTCTGACCCTGCCGCTGACCGAGGCGGCGGAGGCGCATCGGAGGAGTGAGGACAGGTCGGTGCGCGGGAAGATCGTGCTCACGGTGTGA